ATTATAAACACAGCCTCATCACGCACATACACGTATAGAAAGAGATCCACACAGGACAGCAGAGCCCATCTTTATCTCTTGGAATCGTGGAAAATGAAAGTAACACCGTTTGGAATGTAACAACTGCATTGATTAAAAACTATCATTTATCTTCTATTGAAAATGTAGCACTGGAAATTTGCTGAGGTACTGTAAACTATACTCTATATTCCACTGACAATACTGTGGTAAATTTTATATCATTTTCTATGAAGAATATCATAGTGCTATAAACCAAAATATATTACTATAAATTGTAATGCACTTTCTCTTCATAATAAACggatattttgtttaatttctctcAATTTTCTGTGGAGAATTCAATAAACTATAGTGTAGCTTCTATTAAAAATACTGTAGTACTATACATTGTGTTGCATTTTCTATGAAAAATGCTGTAGAAATGTACAGTTTACTGCAATTCCATACATAGTACCATACATTGCAATGTACGTTTTCTTGAAAATACTAGTAGTAGTACATGTGCCAATGAGCATACTGCAGTAATGTATAATCGACTGCATTTTCTGCGTAGAATACTGTAGTATGGTATGTTTTACTGCATATTCTACCATAAATACAGTAGTACTTTAAACTGCACTATGATTGTCAATAAGAATACTGTAGTACCGTATATATTTTGCTCTATTTTCTGTGGAGAATTCAATAGTACTGTAAACTGTAGTGTAACTTCCATTGAGAATACTGTAGTACTATACATGTTAAGGCAATGGAATTTAATGAAAAATACCATACATAGTACCATACGTTGCAATGTACAGTACATTTTCTTGAAAATACTAGTAGTAGTACCAATGTTCCAATGAGAATTCTGTAGTACGCTGCATTTTCTGTGTAAAATACCAAAGTACTGTATGTTTTACTGCATATACTATGAATAATACtgtagtattttaaactgtactatGTCTATTCTTGTACTAGGAGTACTGTAGTACCATATTTGTTTGCCTCCGTTTTCTATGGAGAATAGAACAGTGCTGTAAACTATAGTGTAACTTCCATCAAGAATACCTTGTACAGTGTTGCACAGTGTACTGCATTTTCTATGGAGAATGCTGTAATACTTTACATTTTACTGCAATTTTCTATGGAAAATACCATATACATAGTAGCATACACTACAATGTACATTTTCTTGAAAAGACTAGTAGTAGTACATAAATGTTTCAATGAGAATTCTGCAGTACTGTGTAATTGActgcatttattttgtttagaataccaaagtactgtatgtttttttctgcacATTCTATGAAAAACACTATAGTACTTTAAACTATACTATGACTTTTAATAAGAACACTGTAGTACATATATAATTTGTTTAATAGTATGTAGAGAATACAGTATTCTGTGGAGAATTCAATAAACTATAGTGTAGCTTCTATTAAAAATACTGTAGTACTATACATTGTGTTGCATTTTCTATGAAAAATGCTGTAGAACTGTACAGTTTACTGCAATTCCATACATAGTACCGTACATTGCAATGTACGTTTTCTTGAAAATACTAGTAGTAGTACATGTGCCAATGAAAATATTGAGAATACAGTATTATTGTAAACTGTAGTGTCACTTTCAATTTCTATGAATAATGCTGTAGAACTGTACATTTTAACGAATTTCCATACATAGTACCATACATTGCAATGTATATTCTCTTGAAAATACTAGTAGTAGTGCATGTTCCCATGATAATTTTGCAGTACTGTATAATCAACTGCATTTTCTGTGAAGAATACTGTAATATGGTATGGTTTACTACATATTCTATGAAGAATACTGTAGTACTTTCAACTACACATTGATTTCCAATAAGAATACTGCAGTATCGTACATATTATGCTTCATTTTCTGTAGAGAATAAAATATTACTGTAAAATGTAGTGTAACTTCTATTAAGAATACTCTAGTACTATACATTGTATAGCATTATCTATGGGGAATGCTGTGGAATTGTACATTTTACTCCAATTCTAATGGAAAATACaacattgcaatatatattttcttaaaaacACTAGTAGTAGTTGATGAGAATTCTGTAGTACTATATAATTGACTGCATTTCTGTGCAGACAATTGTAGTACTGTATGTTTTACTGCATATTCTATCATGAATACTGTAGTGCTGTAAACTGTAGTAGACTTTTCAATGAGAATACTGTAGTACCATCTATTTAACTGCATTTTATGAAGTCTGCTGTAGACTACTGTACACTGTATTATGTTTCCCAATGAGAATACTGTAGTACCATGTGTTTGACTGCTTATTTTGTATGGGGGAAAAAATGGTAGTACTGTAcattgtacagtattttttgtcAAGAGAATTTCAGTACCGTAAACTGTACTACACATTTCCATGAGACTGTTGTAgtactgtatattctactgcatttTCTGGAGAATATTACAGTACTGTACATTGTAGTGCATTAGATCTACAGTATTTGGATTGCAAGTTCAAATGAAGATAGCAGGATTGAATCAATGGCTATAAAGATCCATTTTTGGTGTCTCTTCACAATTAAAAGCCAAGAACCATTCAGGAACATTTAGGGTTTCATTTTTTTAGGGTCTCTATTACACACTTGGACCATGCGGCCATCCTGCGGCTGCTGATGCGGTCTGTGTTAGTACAGCTGCCTGGCCTATATAACTGCAGAGAGCACAACAGAAGACAACAGCTGGGACGAGAGAAAAAGACGTCAAGTGAGAGGCCATGTAGCTATAGGCTACTGTTATGTATCCCCTCTCCACATGCATTTATTGGGTACCCTGCATGGCTAAAGGGGAAATATCAACTGTTTATGTACTCCACACTCAGTGGCTTTATGCTTCATGGCTTCATCCACTCCCAGACCTCCTTCGTCTTCCTCTCCAGACTTCACTACTGTTTACTCAAggtagggggaaaaaaaaggaaaaaactccttttaaaaaaacagacaaaaagccAGGCTGTGTCCTCGCTCTAGATACAATCGATACACACTCACGGCAGGCGTGCCCCTTTTCTCTGCATCTTCAAGTATCTTCAAATCACACGCAGTTTCACATAAGTGCACcgaaggcattcacatcgatcgAGACCACGTATGGAAAGCGCCTACGGTCTTTGCTCAGTTTAAGCGAGAGGTGTCAGTGACTTAGTTTAGCTCCAGGACTGCTATCAAAAAGGCTTTCTGTGGCTCATCTTGATAAGAGTGAGCATTCAAATAACCAGCGGGTCTACTCAGAATCAATACGTCCACACAGACTATACGAGACTCTGTCAGGAACGCTGTGTGGCGGTACATTGATCAAATGGTTTTGGAGTGGCTGTTGGTTTTACATTAGGAAAATAACCCAAATAGATATGTTTTTCTGTGATGcttcattactttattattatgctTCTAGACACACTATAAATCAAGGAATGATCTGCCAATGGTCACACCCACAAATAATTTTATTGGCCACTAATGCTTTGAGGTTTgagaggttttttttgttttgttttttttacagggatGTAACGATTTTATGTgccttgcttttttttattttatagacaCTGCAGCATTGATTAGCAAATCTTATATCTTCTTTTCTCAATGGCAGTGTGTTCCCATCAcccactgtcagtgtgtagcCTTTCCCCCCAGGCTAGCTTCCACTATCTGGATACTTTTGACTTAAATTCTGACATTAATTTGTGCTTGACTGAATCCTACAGTGACCATCATTCATGCATTAATAAAGGATTGTGCCTTCataatatgtgtatgtgtgatgacaattattaaaatgtaagtcatataaagataataataTATTATCTGAACAAAATAATTTCAGTTTAATTTGATAACAGAAATCACCTAATTTGGCTTTCTAGTCACTACATATACAATATCTTCATGAGTGCCTAATTTATTTACATGCACCCTAGTAATCAAATTGGTTTAGATGAACATTATGACTTAGTCTGGCCAAACATAGTTGTGTTTTTGTCATACaattcagaatatgttttatagttgaGAAAACTAGaatgtcttaaattaaacattaagttagtttaaactgttttttttttgtgtgtaaaaaaaaacaaaatcacagttttcagcgCTGGACAACAGTATGTGCATATCAAGGCAACCCCAATTGGCATTTCAATGTTTAAATTAACATCCAATTAgatttattaaaagtttaattatgttttgatttttaaaaaaataactgttgttatttattaaaagtataataaaatactGTTGTATACTCTCTTTAAAAAGTATTGTTCTTCGTGGGATTAGAAAATACAATGGTTCTACATACTATCGTGAACAATTTGCATGTAAAAAGCTTCTTCTTTCTTACTTCCTTAAAAAGTAGAAAATAGTTTCTAGTTTTGTTGAtgcattttctgttttatatttaagtttaCATATCTGAAGTGGTCTtatgattaaaatataataaaatgcaaacaaaattatCATAACGATCATTTTATAAGACAAAGTAAGATTCGAAGTTAATATTTAAACACtggtttattatttatatgtctttttataaacattttacaactatttaacattataaacattattttaacatttttgaaggCTGTCAGATCATGTGCCAGCTGGGACTTATCATGTACGTCTGTTTTCCTGTTATTAATCTACTTGTTTAATACCATTACTAATAAAAGCCAATACATTTCCCCAGGTTTGCCCACCCATGCATGTTCGTGATCACCATTAATCAGTAAGCGGACCTGAGGGAGGCCCTTGCATGGACTGTGCTCAGTGGCCCCTCCCACCCTCCTCTCCCTGCTCCCTCCTCCTTCTCTTTAtccccctccctccttccctccctcccttcctttcTAGGAGCTTGCATTTTAATTCTGGACTGAAGTTACTTATTTCAGTATCGATCAGGCGTAATGCTGAATCAATGTTCATCTTGTTACCTGGGCTATACCCGTGTAATACAGTGATATCCCCGTACACAGGAACTCATTCGCTTTGCAAAGGGACTTTACCGTAAAATCGATGCTGCTTGTGAAGGCAGCTGGAGAAAAGAGGACTggctgactgctgctgctgctgcctacTTAATAATAACACTCGCAAAGCGCGCGCTGCCTAACAGTCGCTCATGTGATGAGGTGGGTTTAGACAAGCGCGAGGGGTGAAAGGGCTGACGTAGGACTGCTAAAGAGCTGAAAGTAGCACCAGGCCTAGTGCCTCACTACTGCTAATGCCACTACTACTGCCAtcactgctaataataataataataataataataataataataataataataataataataataataataataataataatattaataataataactgtatatatcatTAATTGTATCGGATTGTATGTACtattttatgtgtaaaaaaaacttgTGGAATTAATGTAATcgtaacattaaaaatatataacatttggattttttttaataatgaaatttaTTAGAATCAgtcttaataataaataataataaaaatagatcgAGTGCCAATTCCTTATGTTTTTGTCGTCACATTAATAGTTGAATAGTTTAAATAGCGATAATAATTACAATacaatgaaaattaaataatcaCATACGAAATAAGAATGATGAACACAGTCATGATCAAAAGTTTCAAGCGTCAAATAAAATAGTTGATGTCAACAACAATAATGCTTGTAAGTATTAATTGTTAGTATTAATGaataatattgttataaataaaacttttttgatTGCACTCTCACGGAAagcgttttcttttttcttttcctttttttttgataGTGGGGTAAACATTGACCAAAAGACTATTTTCAGTTAATTGtctaatttaaagttttaaaatttaGTTTATTAGTTCATTAAATTTGACAGTTAATTTTTAGTCGTTGCTGTTATAATTATAAAACTGGAAATAATACTAagaatcttaaaaataaatactacACAAATAACATGGGACCCTGAAATGTCTTGTGTTAAAGTTAATGCTAATTATAAAGAAGCATAAAAAATAGATTCTGTTGAAGCTCCTATCCCGCGGCTCGGGCGTGCGTTGCTGAGGCGTTGGTAAACGGCATTAAATGAAAGTGACCCAGCGCCGCTAATAGAGCAGCGGGAGCCCCGCGGGAGAGCCCGCCTTACACCCACCGAGCGGAGCGCGTGAGGACGGCGGGAGGGCCACGTGACACcaggctctctctctttctctctcttttttttacacaccTTCTCAATCAATTACTGGATGCTGTTGCTGTTGTGGCACTTCAGCCCCAAGTAGCAGCACCCCGCCCGCCTGGAAGACGTGCGTCTAAACCAAACAACGCGTTTATACCTGAACTCAGTTCCAGCCGGAGTCTCCACATGTGGCCTACAGTGCCTAATCTAAAGCACCTGTAGACGGTAAACTGGACAAGCCCCTCCCTGACACCCCCCACCCTCCAGCACGAGGCTTTAGACAGGAGCAGCTCGCTCTGAATTTGGCATTTGTTGAAGCCCTTTAATAAGTTGCAGTTCATTGACTACCTTTAATTCACTCCAAATTGCTGTGTGTCCGGGGAAgtcttcacccccccccccccccctttacccTCTCTCTCGTATGTAAAGTTATCTCTCTAATATGCGTGATTGATTGGTGTAATGTAATTAAAATCGTATTATTCAAATTACgccaacagtaaaataaaattaaactttaGACCTTCAGAAAGTACACTTGCTTCGTGCTTCAGTCTACAATTCATTTTTGAAGCTGTTTCATTTATTGCATTAATCCTCTCTGCCATTTCCACGTCGATAGATTCATTAGCCTACTTTTTAGTTCACATTTTAATGACATATGAACAGTCAGACTAAACGCTTTATTTGAGATAAGGGCTGATAAGTTCGGGTTGCCacgaaaaatggaagaaaaaaaaagtgcacagCGTGAGTACACGCTGTGTACATTATATTATACAGGGCGGAGAAAGAGTgacaaaaaacagagagagagagagagggtaacaCCTACTTAATTATTTTTACTGATATGTATAAGTACGGGAATTGGCTAAAATCtttatcttaattaatttattaaaatatatattatatttatattatatttatatattatataaaacataaagaaCTGGATAATTCAAAGAAAATGTTTGGGCAGGCGTATATATACCATTTGCTTCATAGTATGCATATATTCACGGagtgtttatttttaatgtgtaaatatatgttttattgatAATGGATTGCTCTTTACTATACTAATGTTGTTGGTATTGTAAATTATTTTGACATTATTAATTAGCATTTATTTATctgtgtattaatatattttacatattatatgtaaatatgtgtatATTAACTTTGGGACGCTTGGGCGGTTTGATTTTAAATTATTCCTGTAAACCGCTGCATGAAAAATTCCAACTTAACAAACTCCCTCAAACTAATGTCGTAAAGTGCTTTTTAACCCCTCCCCTTCAGACATAATCAAATAAAAGTGTGTTTGCTAAAGCAGTTAAAGGCAGTGTGGTGTGAGTCCTCCCCCTAGTCTGCACATCCAGACCTCCTAAATACTCCTGCTCGGCGGGCTCAGGGGGCTCGGGGGGATCGGACCGGCTGTTGCAGCCTCAGCCCCGCGTTCCGGCAGTGTATGTCGGTCGCTTGGGCGCAGTGAAGGGGATGCTGGGGCGCCGGGATGATGGCAGAGAGTCCCCATTTGAAGCTTTTGATTTTGTTTCTGTGCCATTTCATCATGTGGGacttgctgtgtgtgtatgtgcatgtatgtgtgtgcgcgCCCTCGCCCGTGTGTATGTTTGCATGCGTTGAGCAGCGTCGCTCTCTGTTTATTTGGATGCctgctggaaaaaaagaaaaaaatatgtgtcAGTTGCACGAGAGTTAATAATGTTAGTCCATTATTAGTCCAGAATTTGAATGAACCGGGGTTGAGGTTTACACTGCTGTCATGAGCTTTTAAAGTTTGACTTTtattgaaaaataattaaaataatactgaataattagcGTTCATAAATTAgtataaacatacaaacaaataaataaataaacctcatGATATTAAATAAGTATTATTTTCTACTTATTATAAAAGCTAATTTGTGCGTTttgtgtagtaataataataataatatacagtaattacttGTATTTAGTATAATGtattcaatatattatttattctttttattttaactatGACGATGGGAACATGTCATTCATTTattgattataattataattcaaACGCTgttatgattttatatatatatatatatatatatatatatatatatatatatatatatatatatatatatatatatatatatatacactttttatttgtttatttgttgtgtttttctttttcgtTATTTTCATGTTACATGGGAATTGTATTGTTGTGGTTTCTGTGTGTAACAGTAATAAACCATAACACTGTTTTTGCATGCCATAATTTATGATGATGAAAATAATAATTGAAGCGCgcgcgagcgtgtgtgtgtgcgcaataCACAACAGTAGCAGTAGAGCTGTTAGAAGGCGGGCTGTCCCTAATGTTTTTATGGCAGTGCCACTTTTCCGTCTCGGTGTGAAAGCGTtaagctggtgtgtgtgtgtgtgtgtgtgtgtgtgtgtgtgtgtgtgtgtgtgtgtgtgtgtgtgtgtgtgtttgattgggATAATAAATCAGAGGCGACCCTTCGGGCCCTGACAGGTCCCGGGGACAGGACACGTGTCCATCCGAGCTGAGGGCGCCTCCGGGCgggcacacactcacacatacacacgcttatacgcaaacacacacttacactggcTGCTGagctactctctctctttcaaaaacacacacacacacacacactgcatagcCCTGATTTTGCAGCTCGCACTCCTCGCGGTGTAATGAGTGTATAATAACTGTACAAGCGCGCGGTGTGAAGAAGGGGCTGCGCTTTAGAGCGCTTTAAGGCGCAGGACTCCTCCTGCTCCGCCTCGCCCCAGATGGCGCAGTGCTGCGGGGTCAGCCCGAGAGCCCGAGAGCTCTTGTTAGCTCTGCAGGTCCGTGTCAACGTTATTGACGGCTGTGTAGTTATTATCAGCCCAGTACGGACGGCATCGGGCCGCAGGTTTAATGAATAAGCCCCTCTCCCCCATTCATCCTCCACCCTCCTAATCCCGGGGTGGCGCACGTCAAACATGGCAGGACGTCCTGAAGAAGACGTGGAAAAGCTGGAGCTGCTTGAACAGGCACTCTCACCGAGGCtatcacatacactacacacgcGACTATGACGACGGCTAAACTCTAATAACCATCAACCCATAAAGCAGATTGAAGCTGTTTATTGAAGTACGGAATTCTAGGAAAACCCTCTCCATCCACCGGGGCACACCACCAGCAGAGGCTGATAAGCTTCTAATCTTGATGTTATTACTGAATTGAGACTTTAGCTACCGTGTCCCGTATTCAAATAAACGGAGAAACACTCAACCACTCAGCCCTGCCCTTGTTTCGCAGAGGATTATCAAACATATGAAGATCCAAAGTCCCAATGTAAAATGATTACAGACATATTTCTATATATTGGTTCAAGGAATTCCAATTCGcattctcttgttttctctttaaTCCGTATTATTTACAGCAGATCCAAGGTGGGCTATCAAATCCACCCAGTTGACACGTATCATACGTTTTTGTAGGGCAATCCCTTCACTTAATCAGCTGAAATatgcttgtgtttttgtttaaataaaaaaagtcatgaGGTACTGGTggtaatttaagttttttttttttattaaagctgtTTCAATGCAGCCTAGttacaaataaatattattttctatttaatgATAGTAGTTCTACAGTGGTAAACTGTACAGAGAATTGTCAACAgaagcagcaacaacaacaacaagtataataataataataataataataataataataataataataataatacagctatCAGCTTTATATGATTGCATTATTGGAATTTAAACACAGACTActacaaaagtgtgtgtgtgtgtgtgtgtggtgtgtgtgtgtgtgtgtgtgtgtgtactcatgcTGTTCGTTGATCATGGCACTAATCGCCGGACTTCTCTACTCCTGTCAGCTCACTCTTTGAAGTCGAACGGTAACTTGCCAACTGGGCTTCATGTCTCAAATTAAAGGCGTAAACGGACACCGAGTCGCCTGCCCCATGTTAGCTGAGCTTAAAACGGCCGTCAAAATCATTTTCCCTTCTTTGCTACACTGGTAGGCGATTTTCTACGCGTCTGAAAGCCCAAAACAGCCAAGTTTGCCAAGTGTCTTTGGGTCGCTCTGCGCTACAAAGGGCTCTTTTTTCTCCCTGGAGAACAAAACTCGTGGGACAAGACGCAGAAACAGGGAGGATTTGCTTAAAGTTAACGTCTCACAGAGAGTAAAATATTTACCATCCGCACGGACTGACCACGAAATGAGAAATTAGCGCGAGAAATAGTGgtagaaatagagaaaaaaaggaaaaaacagcgGACCGGACACCAAACGAAATGATTGGCGAGCCATAAAATGAGATTTAGAAAGTCTTTCAAATAAGAGATCGCGACGTCAGAGCGCGCTTGTCCAGaccaagagaaaaaaagaagcaaacaagagagaaagagagagagggagggagggagagagagggagtgagagagagagagaggatatagGGGGTGAGCCTTGAGAAATAGGAGGAGGAGCCTCGCAACGACTAGAAATGTCAATCAGAGCAAGGAGTCCCAATAATCTAAGGCAATCTGTAAGGACCTGACCTTAGTCCATTCAGATCAATAGGAGAGCGAGGGAGGGGAGAGCGCGAGCGGATCGTTTACACTCGGTCGTTGTGGAGGAAATACAGACTTCCCTTTGCACTCGGCGCTCACTGTAAAGTGGATATCGCAGCGCGCATCGAGAAGAAGGGGCGACTCGTCGCTTTTGTTGTGAACGCAGCAGTCCTTTCGGGgttgtgtgtgtctttttttccACCCTTTTTCTCCTTCTTCCCTTTCCCCCCCAAAAACCACGATGTCCTTCCCGCAGCTGGGATATCAGTACATCCGGCCGATATACCCGCAGGAGAGACAGGGCATAAGCGGCGGGCGCAACGGGCCAGAGCTGAGCCCGTCCGGCGCACTCTCCAGCGTGCTCTCCTCTATGTACGGATCTCCGTTCGCTGCAGCGCAGACCTACGGAGCTTTCCTCCCGTATTCCAACGACTTGTCCATTTTCAACCAGCTGGTAAGTTTCTCTTCTGAAAAAAAGCCTCcaatagtttttgttttgtttgtggttgtttcatatttaaattatatCCAAGCCTTTGCACTCTAGTCCTCAAGCACGTCTGTTAGTCCTCTGGCAGTCTGGTTTTGCAAGCTTGCCGTGAACTTTGCTGTTGACTTCGTTTGGTAAATACGAAATGGGCCGaataaaaagtaacaaattaacCCACAGAACGCTTCCAGCGCTAGAAATGTTGGGTGGACTTGCAAAGCCACGCGAACATATGGACGCTGTAATGAGCAAGACAGGCATGTGGTGTTGATAAAGTCAGAtaatgtgtttagtgtttagttcaGCTGAAatatatctgaacataaaatgttataataataataaaaaaatagagtaCCAACAAAATAcgacaaaaataattaataattaattttgagATTTGAATAACTTATTGTAAACATCTGTTAAACATATCTAAAAGCAAGCCATAATAAATGTGTGCACTTTTCAATAcaagaaaaaatgtttaaaatgatcaaaatactTTTTAgatacttcaaaaaaaatttaaaggaaGTGTTTACCAATCAAAAGTCTGAATATTCTTTAACATGGTATTTTTTCTTTCAGGGGGCTCAGTATGAGCTAAAGGACAGTCCTGGTGTCCAGCACCCAGCATTCGCCACTCATCACCCTGCTTTCTACCCCTACGGCCAATATCAGTTCGGTGATCCATCCAGACCTAAAAACGCCACCCGGGAGAGCACGAGTACGCTGAAGGCCTGGCTCAGCGAGCACCGAAAAAACCCGTACCCCACGAAGGGTGAGAAGATTATGCTGGCCATCATCACCAAGATGACCCTCACCCAGGTGTCCACCTGGTTCGCCAACGCCAGGAGGAGGCTGAAGAAGGAAAATAAGATGACGTGGGCGCCCCGGAACCGCACGGATGAGGAAGGCAACGTGTACGGCAGCGACCACGAAGGGGAGGACGGGGACAAACGCGAGGACGAGGAGGAGATCGACTTAGAGAACATTGATACGGAGAACATCGAAAGTAAGGACGACCTAGACGAGCAGGACGAGTTGCACTCCGACTTGAAACTGGACGGCAGCTGTGACTCGGAGGTCTCTGATGGCTATGAGGATTTACACGGGCCCGAGCAAAAGTTTTTGAAAGCGGTGGTCAAGGAGGGCAAAGATGTGCATGTAGACCGGGCCGACCACtttcaccaccaccatcatcatcaccacctcCACCACTCTCTGGACCTCAAAATGCAGGCGCCCAATGGCGAGCAAATCAAACTCAACCAGATCCCCAACTCTCCCCCCAACGAAAACAACGCGCCCCCAGCCCAGAAACCCAAGATCTGGTCTCTGGCTGAGACGGCAACGACCCCGGACAATCCACGCAAATCTCCTCAAATGAACGGGACCCCCTCGGGGCCTGGAGCCCAGACCATCGTCCCTCCTCACAGACTCATCTCGTGCCCAGTTGGGAAAATTCAGAACTGGGCAAACCGGGCGTTTTCAGCGCACCAACTCGCATTACTGAACTCGAACCACTATTTGGGACTGGCCAACCAGGCTTCGGCCAACGGCTTGACCCTCTACTCCAACAGGCAAGCGGAGGAGCGGAGTCCCAGCTCAGAGACTGCGGCCACAGGTACATGTCACCCTCACTGAGACTGTTCGGACAATTTTTCAGACATTTACAGACTTATTAAGAAGAATTGCTTTCCTTTCAGTAGACTTTACACGTATTTTTTAAATGTCCACATCAATGACTTCATAAAACACTTCAAATGTGTCATAGGGGTTCTTACCAGAAGCAAGGAGCATGCTCATTTTGGACAGGGATgaaaaagctaattaaaatactttaatttatttgttctttaattCAATTGCTGTAGCTGAATAATATTTGAAATTGAAATGGGTGCTGGCGTTCATGTAAAAAATACAGCTGTTTTAAATTTTGTccgttataaaaaaaaagaagctcaAAACTTTCCAATAGGTTAAATATAATGATTCATTCTGGTTGTTGTTGATGGTGATATGATAGTGCCTTGGAAGCagagtaaaataaagttaaaaacagCCTTCCAACCTAAAAACGATAATACAGAAATTGTTTTTGCgggtaaatactttttaaccTACTGTTGCATTGGGCGTTTAcattttagtatatatatatatatatatatatatatatatatatatatatatatatatatatatatatatatatatactaaaatttatatatactaaaatgtaaatgtatata
Above is a genomic segment from Astyanax mexicanus isolate ESR-SI-001 chromosome 23, AstMex3_surface, whole genome shotgun sequence containing:
- the irx3a gene encoding iroquois-class homeodomain protein IRX-3a isoform X2, producing MSFPQLGYQYIRPIYPQERQGISGGRNGPELSPSGALSSVLSSMYGSPFAAAQTYGAFLPYSNDLSIFNQLGAQYELKDSPGVQHPAFATHHPAFYPYGQYQFGDPSRPKNATRESTSTLKAWLSEHRKNPYPTKGEKIMLAIITKMTLTQVSTWFANARRRLKKENKMTWAPRNRTDEEGNVYGSDHEGEDGDKREDEEEIDLENIDTENIESKDDLDEQDELHSDLKLDGSCDSEVSDGYEDLHGPEQKFLKAVVKEGKDVHVDRADHFHHHHHHHHLHHSLDLKMQAPNGEQIKLNQIPNSPPNENNAPPAQKPKIWSLAETATTPDNPRKSPQMNGTPSGPGAQTIVPPHRLISCPVGKIQNWANRAFSAHQLALLNSNHYLGLANQASANGLTLYSNRQAEERSPSSETAATERSSKLSNSKIKLKTAFQPVSRRPQNQLEAAMVLSSLSSF
- the irx3a gene encoding iroquois-class homeodomain protein IRX-3a isoform X1, with the translated sequence MSFPQLGYQYIRPIYPQERQGISGGRNGPELSPSGALSSVLSSMYGSPFAAAQTYGAFLPYSNDLSIFNQLGAQYELKDSPGVQHPAFATHHPAFYPYGQYQFGDPSRPKNATRESTSTLKAWLSEHRKNPYPTKGEKIMLAIITKMTLTQVSTWFANARRRLKKENKMTWAPRNRTDEEGNVYGSDHEGEDGDKREDEEEIDLENIDTENIESKDDLDEQDELHSDLKLDGSCDSEVSDGYEDLHGPEQKFLKAVVKEGKDVHVDRADHFHHHHHHHHLHHSLDLKMQAPNGEQIKLNQIPNSPPNENNAPPAQKPKIWSLAETATTPDNPRKSPQMNGTPSGPGAQTIVPPHRLISCPVGKIQNWANRAFSAHQLALLNSNHYLGLANQASANGLTLYSNRQAEERSPSSETAATGTCHPH